In Brienomyrus brachyistius isolate T26 chromosome 14, BBRACH_0.4, whole genome shotgun sequence, the following proteins share a genomic window:
- the mnat1 gene encoding CDK-activating kinase assembly factor MAT1 isoform X1 — MDDQGCPRCKTTKYRNPSLKLMVNVCGHTLCESCVDMLFVRGSGNCVQCETPLRKSNFRVQLFEDPAVDKEVEIRKKVLKIYNKRDTDFSSLNEYNDYLEQVEDIVCSLTNNVDVENTKRIMEQYQRENRDVIQRNKVRLTREQEELEELLLLEQQGSEQRRLETLQEEQRQLLAKKKNKQALLDELESSHLPATLLLAQHKDRAAQLETQIEMQRQIVKPTVFSTGIPVGQTISLQPVAHLQEALYRYHALHIETYGPQVPEFEQLGRLGYLNHVRATSSQDVAGGYSSGLACHRAVQDAFSALFLVSH; from the exons ATGGATGATCAGGGGTGTCCACGATGCAAGACAACTAAATACAGGAACCCATCACTGAAACTGATGGTGAATGTCTGCGGTCACACGCT GTGTGAAAGCTGTGTGGATATGCTCTTTGTGCGTGGCTCGGGGAACTGCGTGCAGTGCGAGACACCCCTTAGGAAAAGTAACTTCCGTGTGCAACTCTTCGAGGACCCAGCCGTGGACAAGGAGGTGGAAATCCGAAAAAAAGTACTGAAGAT CTACAATAAGAGGGACACGGACTTCTCCAGCCTGAACGAATATAATGATTACCTGGAGCAAGTGGAGGATATTG TCTGTAGTCTAACGAACAACGTAGATGTGGAGAACACCAAGCGAATAATGGAGCAGTATCAGAGAGAGAACAGAGATGTCATCCAGAGAAACAAAGTGAGACTG ACCCGAGAAcaagaggagctggaggagctgctgtTGCTGGAGCAGCAAGGGAGCGAGCAGCGGAGGCTGGAGACGCTGCAGGAGGAGCAGAGGCAACTACTAGCCAAGAAGAAGAACAAGCAGGCACTCCTGGATGAGTTA GAGAGCTCACACCTGCCCGCTACGCTGCTCTTAGCCCAGCACAAGGACCGGGCTGCTCAGCTGGAGACCCAGATTGAGATGCAGCGGCAGATCGTCAAGCCTACCGTCTTCTCCACGGGGATCCCTGTG GGCCAGACCATCTCACTACAGCCTGTGGctcacctgcaggaggcgctgtaCCGATACCATGCCCTGCACATCGAGACCTATGGTCCCCAGGTGCCAGAGTTTGAGCAGCTGGGCCGCCTGGG GTACCTGAATCACGTGCGGGCCACCTCATCCCAGGACGTCGCGGGGGGATACAGTTCGGGCCTGGCGTGCCACCGGGCTGTACAGGATGCCTTCAGCGCCCTCTTCTTGGTGTCGCACTGA
- the mnat1 gene encoding CDK-activating kinase assembly factor MAT1 isoform X2, whose amino-acid sequence MLFVRGSGNCVQCETPLRKSNFRVQLFEDPAVDKEVEIRKKVLKIYNKRDTDFSSLNEYNDYLEQVEDIVCSLTNNVDVENTKRIMEQYQRENRDVIQRNKVRLTREQEELEELLLLEQQGSEQRRLETLQEEQRQLLAKKKNKQALLDELESSHLPATLLLAQHKDRAAQLETQIEMQRQIVKPTVFSTGIPVGQTISLQPVAHLQEALYRYHALHIETYGPQVPEFEQLGRLGYLNHVRATSSQDVAGGYSSGLACHRAVQDAFSALFLVSH is encoded by the exons ATGCTCTTTGTGCGTGGCTCGGGGAACTGCGTGCAGTGCGAGACACCCCTTAGGAAAAGTAACTTCCGTGTGCAACTCTTCGAGGACCCAGCCGTGGACAAGGAGGTGGAAATCCGAAAAAAAGTACTGAAGAT CTACAATAAGAGGGACACGGACTTCTCCAGCCTGAACGAATATAATGATTACCTGGAGCAAGTGGAGGATATTG TCTGTAGTCTAACGAACAACGTAGATGTGGAGAACACCAAGCGAATAATGGAGCAGTATCAGAGAGAGAACAGAGATGTCATCCAGAGAAACAAAGTGAGACTG ACCCGAGAAcaagaggagctggaggagctgctgtTGCTGGAGCAGCAAGGGAGCGAGCAGCGGAGGCTGGAGACGCTGCAGGAGGAGCAGAGGCAACTACTAGCCAAGAAGAAGAACAAGCAGGCACTCCTGGATGAGTTA GAGAGCTCACACCTGCCCGCTACGCTGCTCTTAGCCCAGCACAAGGACCGGGCTGCTCAGCTGGAGACCCAGATTGAGATGCAGCGGCAGATCGTCAAGCCTACCGTCTTCTCCACGGGGATCCCTGTG GGCCAGACCATCTCACTACAGCCTGTGGctcacctgcaggaggcgctgtaCCGATACCATGCCCTGCACATCGAGACCTATGGTCCCCAGGTGCCAGAGTTTGAGCAGCTGGGCCGCCTGGG GTACCTGAATCACGTGCGGGCCACCTCATCCCAGGACGTCGCGGGGGGATACAGTTCGGGCCTGGCGTGCCACCGGGCTGTACAGGATGCCTTCAGCGCCCTCTTCTTGGTGTCGCACTGA
- the trmt5 gene encoding tRNA (guanine(37)-N1)-methyltransferase isoform X1 encodes MWRFIYRCLKNASAPSLVTLRSLPCSPFCGVPRSAPANFAPTHLLMVEQKSIEILDLYGPCPEVRGMTCLDREAFGHTVRVPTLRIQKEVLHKAVKSLKRVALKRPGLKRVLEVAGNESHKLLLLDPASVSSTTSFSEAEKRTLGELGVPLEIGHHELRITYENLKADEVLRAVLPEGQDVTSGFSRVGHIAHLNLREHQLPYRKLIGQVLIDKNSGVTCVVNKTNTIDSTFRNFQMEVLAGDGNMVTKVRENGLSYEFDFSQVYWNPRLSTEHERVVDLLRPGDVVLDVFAGVGPFAIPAARRGCSVLANDLNPESHRWLLHNCRLNKVDGKVRAFNMDGRAFIRGPLREALPALLRDPATVHVVMNLPALALEFLDAFRGLLDSDSEPEPVARTLPQVHCYGFSKQDDPRQDVVDRASASLGVQLDGRCSVHMVRNVAPNKEMMCISFHLPREVLFSNHSVDKESPEEPSPKRQKRGEPTN; translated from the exons ATGTGGAG GTTTATTTACCGGTGCCTTAAAAACGCGAGCGCTCCCAGCCTTGTCACTCTCCGGTCACTGCCTTGCTCACCGTTTTGTGGTGTCCCAAGGTCAGCACCAGCGAACTTTGCACCCACACACCTCCTCATGGTTGAGCAGAAGAGCATCGAAATCCTCGACCTCTATGGACCTTGCCCGGAGGTACGTGGAATGACCTGCTTGGACAGGGAAGCCTTCGGCCACACAGTGAGGGTCCCCACCCTGCGTATCCAAAAGGAGGTTCTCCATAAGGCGGTGAAGAGCCTGAAGAGGGTGGCCTTGAAAAGACCCGGCTTGAAGAGGGTTCTAGAAGTTGCCGGCAACGAGAGCCACAAGCTGCTGCTTCTGGACCCGGCCAGCGTCTCCTCCACCACTTCCTTCAGTGAGGCAGAGAAGCGGACACTAGGGGAGCTCGGGGTCCCCCTGGAGATTGGGCACCATGAGCTGCGAATCACGTACGAGAACCTGAAGGCCGACGAGGTGCTGCGTGCCGTGCTGCCCGAGGGCCAAGATGTCACATCGGGGTTCAGCCGCGTGGGACACATCGCTCATCTGAATCTGAGGGAGCACCAGCTGCCCTACAGGAAGCTCATCG GCCAGGTCCTTATAGACAAGAATTCGGGGGTGACCTGTGTGGTCAACAAGACCAACACCATCGATTCCACCTTTCGCAACTTCCAGATGGAGGTTCTGGCAGGAGATGGCAACATGGTGACTAAGGTGAG GGAGAATGGTCTGTCATATGAGTTTGACTTCTCACAAGTGTACTGGAACCCACGACTCAGCACTGAGCACGAGCGGGTGGTGGACCTGCTCAGGCCAGGCGACGTGGTGCTGGATGTCTTCGCGGGTGTGGGCCCCTTCGCCATCCCAGCGGCCAGGCGCGGCTGCAGTGTTCTGGCCAACGACCTCAACCCAGAATCCCACCGCTGGCTGCTGCACAACTGCCGGCTCAACAAGGTGGACGGCAAAGTGCGCGCCTTCAACATGGACGGCCGGGCCTTCATCCGGGGCCCCCTGCGGGAGGCGCTGCCCGCCCTGCTGAGGGACCCTGCGACGGTGCATGTGGTCATGAACCTTCCGGCCCTGGCGCTGGAATTCCTGGACGCCTTCCGTGGCCTATTGGATTCAGACTCGGAGCCGGAGCCGGTAGCCAGGACTCTACCACAGGTGCACTGCTACGGTTTCTCCAAGCAGGATGATCCCCGCCAGGACGTGGTGGACAGGGCGTCTGCCAGCCTGGGTGTCCAGCTGGACGGGCGCTGCTCTGTGCACATGGTGCGCAATGTGGCTCCCAACAAGGAGATGATGTGCATCAGCTTCCACCTTCCCAGAGAGGTGCTCTTCTCCAACCACAGTGTAGACAAGG AAAGCCCAGAGGAGCCATCTCCAAAGAGGCAGAAGCGGGGGGAGCCCACGAACTGA
- the trmt5 gene encoding tRNA (guanine(37)-N1)-methyltransferase isoform X2: MVEQKSIEILDLYGPCPEVRGMTCLDREAFGHTVRVPTLRIQKEVLHKAVKSLKRVALKRPGLKRVLEVAGNESHKLLLLDPASVSSTTSFSEAEKRTLGELGVPLEIGHHELRITYENLKADEVLRAVLPEGQDVTSGFSRVGHIAHLNLREHQLPYRKLIGQVLIDKNSGVTCVVNKTNTIDSTFRNFQMEVLAGDGNMVTKVRENGLSYEFDFSQVYWNPRLSTEHERVVDLLRPGDVVLDVFAGVGPFAIPAARRGCSVLANDLNPESHRWLLHNCRLNKVDGKVRAFNMDGRAFIRGPLREALPALLRDPATVHVVMNLPALALEFLDAFRGLLDSDSEPEPVARTLPQVHCYGFSKQDDPRQDVVDRASASLGVQLDGRCSVHMVRNVAPNKEMMCISFHLPREVLFSNHSVDKESPEEPSPKRQKRGEPTN; encoded by the exons ATGGTTGAGCAGAAGAGCATCGAAATCCTCGACCTCTATGGACCTTGCCCGGAGGTACGTGGAATGACCTGCTTGGACAGGGAAGCCTTCGGCCACACAGTGAGGGTCCCCACCCTGCGTATCCAAAAGGAGGTTCTCCATAAGGCGGTGAAGAGCCTGAAGAGGGTGGCCTTGAAAAGACCCGGCTTGAAGAGGGTTCTAGAAGTTGCCGGCAACGAGAGCCACAAGCTGCTGCTTCTGGACCCGGCCAGCGTCTCCTCCACCACTTCCTTCAGTGAGGCAGAGAAGCGGACACTAGGGGAGCTCGGGGTCCCCCTGGAGATTGGGCACCATGAGCTGCGAATCACGTACGAGAACCTGAAGGCCGACGAGGTGCTGCGTGCCGTGCTGCCCGAGGGCCAAGATGTCACATCGGGGTTCAGCCGCGTGGGACACATCGCTCATCTGAATCTGAGGGAGCACCAGCTGCCCTACAGGAAGCTCATCG GCCAGGTCCTTATAGACAAGAATTCGGGGGTGACCTGTGTGGTCAACAAGACCAACACCATCGATTCCACCTTTCGCAACTTCCAGATGGAGGTTCTGGCAGGAGATGGCAACATGGTGACTAAGGTGAG GGAGAATGGTCTGTCATATGAGTTTGACTTCTCACAAGTGTACTGGAACCCACGACTCAGCACTGAGCACGAGCGGGTGGTGGACCTGCTCAGGCCAGGCGACGTGGTGCTGGATGTCTTCGCGGGTGTGGGCCCCTTCGCCATCCCAGCGGCCAGGCGCGGCTGCAGTGTTCTGGCCAACGACCTCAACCCAGAATCCCACCGCTGGCTGCTGCACAACTGCCGGCTCAACAAGGTGGACGGCAAAGTGCGCGCCTTCAACATGGACGGCCGGGCCTTCATCCGGGGCCCCCTGCGGGAGGCGCTGCCCGCCCTGCTGAGGGACCCTGCGACGGTGCATGTGGTCATGAACCTTCCGGCCCTGGCGCTGGAATTCCTGGACGCCTTCCGTGGCCTATTGGATTCAGACTCGGAGCCGGAGCCGGTAGCCAGGACTCTACCACAGGTGCACTGCTACGGTTTCTCCAAGCAGGATGATCCCCGCCAGGACGTGGTGGACAGGGCGTCTGCCAGCCTGGGTGTCCAGCTGGACGGGCGCTGCTCTGTGCACATGGTGCGCAATGTGGCTCCCAACAAGGAGATGATGTGCATCAGCTTCCACCTTCCCAGAGAGGTGCTCTTCTCCAACCACAGTGTAGACAAGG AAAGCCCAGAGGAGCCATCTCCAAAGAGGCAGAAGCGGGGGGAGCCCACGAACTGA